A genomic stretch from Deinococcus cellulosilyticus NBRC 106333 = KACC 11606 includes:
- a CDS encoding winged helix-turn-helix domain-containing protein yields the protein MKPEFLGGSPDRWCIIEDPEQARLILRSSSSKVFEALLARERTLSDLKAELGMSLENLHYHIGKLLDHDLIEVKRTIPGPGRPLKVYSTLYQAYDIPFDLTPYEGAYEMILHQQEQVARRIARNYAAIMDEVGFRSRRIYFDEETGQVSSHGAPDPRAPQAELPESLGHDFTLDLKLSQQQATELRQELQDLMEKYRRMTLEGRPYLLSCVMCADVSGT from the coding sequence ATGAAGCCAGAATTTTTAGGTGGCTCCCCGGACCGCTGGTGCATCATCGAAGACCCCGAGCAGGCCCGCCTGATCCTGCGATCATCGAGCAGCAAAGTGTTTGAGGCCCTGCTCGCCAGAGAACGCACCCTCAGCGACCTGAAAGCAGAACTGGGCATGAGCCTGGAAAACCTGCACTACCACATCGGCAAACTGCTTGACCATGACCTGATCGAGGTGAAACGCACCATTCCCGGTCCAGGCCGCCCCCTCAAGGTGTACAGCACCCTTTATCAGGCCTATGACATCCCCTTTGACCTGACCCCCTATGAAGGGGCATATGAGATGATTTTGCACCAGCAGGAACAGGTCGCCAGACGCATCGCCCGCAATTACGCCGCCATCATGGATGAAGTCGGGTTTCGCAGCAGAAGGATTTATTTCGATGAGGAAACCGGACAGGTGTCCTCACACGGTGCCCCTGACCCCAGAGCCCCACAGGCGGAACTTCCCGAATCCCTGGGACATGATTTCACGCTGGATCTGAAACTCAGCCAGCAACAGGCCACGGAACTCCGGCAGGAATTGCAGGACCTGATGGAAAAATACCGCCGCATGACCCTTGAAGGCAGACCCTACCTGCTGAGCTGCGTGATGTGCGCAGACGTCTCAGGGACCTGA
- a CDS encoding MFS transporter, which produces MNTSFSRVSAPEPSVWPFRMYLSSLTFSTLSDAATVVVLPYLVLPHAGTQGLGWVLSASTLPRFFAPLLGTLADRMHLKLPLVVVLLLRALLLIGVAQGSEHLWWVCVAGAINGLLATFSGTASSALVPALAGEDRLKQANTLLTGISMGLPLAGYGLAGMLMGHMEPSMLLFGCAGLTLLAVVPLLFMAFPERQSSVPVHFMLDLKQGLFELFRLQGSVVLMLLSGMLNLMLASLNTLMPGHFVDLGLGAKGYGWFEAGISVGALLGMVLSGLLPQKHMSKQLIAGATLMGIAAPLCWLNLTPVWLGAAGMLGTGLSLLEIAAVTALQLMLPAEHRAKSFGVIMGINSLCLSGAGLISPLFAPLPYLLGMGLLVLVLGWLRGLQQEHMPLKPTSPS; this is translated from the coding sequence ATGAACACCTCCTTTTCCAGGGTTTCTGCGCCGGAACCTTCTGTGTGGCCTTTCCGGATGTACCTGTCCAGCCTGACCTTCAGCACCCTCTCTGATGCGGCAACCGTGGTGGTCCTCCCCTATCTGGTGCTTCCTCATGCTGGAACACAGGGTCTGGGCTGGGTGCTCAGTGCCTCCACCCTGCCACGTTTTTTTGCTCCCTTGCTGGGGACCCTGGCAGACCGCATGCACCTGAAACTCCCGCTGGTGGTGGTGCTGTTGCTCCGTGCCCTGCTGCTGATTGGTGTGGCCCAGGGGTCAGAGCACCTGTGGTGGGTCTGTGTGGCCGGGGCCATCAACGGCCTGCTTGCCACCTTCTCTGGCACAGCGTCCAGTGCACTGGTCCCTGCTCTCGCTGGAGAGGACCGCCTGAAGCAGGCCAACACCCTGCTCACAGGGATCAGCATGGGGCTCCCACTGGCCGGATATGGTCTTGCAGGGATGCTGATGGGTCACATGGAGCCTTCCATGCTGCTGTTCGGATGTGCAGGGCTGACCCTGCTGGCTGTGGTGCCACTGCTTTTCATGGCTTTTCCTGAACGCCAGTCTTCTGTGCCTGTGCATTTCATGCTCGACCTGAAGCAGGGGCTGTTTGAACTGTTTCGGCTGCAAGGCAGTGTGGTTTTGATGCTGCTCAGCGGGATGCTGAACCTGATGCTGGCCTCCCTGAACACCCTGATGCCCGGCCATTTTGTGGACCTGGGGCTGGGGGCAAAAGGGTACGGGTGGTTTGAAGCAGGAATTTCCGTGGGAGCGCTGCTGGGCATGGTGCTGAGCGGTCTGCTGCCCCAGAAGCACATGTCAAAGCAACTCATTGCAGGGGCCACCCTGATGGGGATTGCCGCTCCGTTGTGCTGGCTGAATCTGACTCCAGTGTGGCTGGGTGCGGCTGGAATGCTGGGGACCGGACTCAGCTTGCTGGAAATTGCTGCTGTGACCGCCCTGCAACTGATGCTGCCTGCGGAACACCGCGCAAAAAGCTTTGGGGTGATCATGGGCATCAACTCCCTTTGCCTGAGTGGGGCCGGTCTGATTTCACCCCTCTTTGCTCCTCTGCCCTACCTGCTGGGCATGGGCCTGCTCGTGCTGGTCCTGGGATGGCTGCGTGGGCTGCAGCAGGAACACATGCCTCTGAAACCCACCTCTCCATCCTGA
- a CDS encoding pectin acetylesterase-family hydrolase: MLKKTLITTILLSCAGTLAQENPTWTSVPTRGDTLCSDGTPYRYYELRANPKKLVVDFMGGGACWNDLTCGAGSNTYVPNLSSLQAPGAVGIYDKRNASNPVKDWSHVFVPYCTADVHLGNKVVKYKNGTVHHKGAVNTQAVLGDIFKKYPELDQILVTGCSAGAYGSIMATPYLTRQYPRARVVQFGDAGLGVTPSSFGAVGFNNWGAGSSIPDWIEGLKTIRADASRLDIAALYNVIGKTYPEARLSEVTSSTDVTQIGFYGLMKGIVQPDQTVAAEWMTAALRQLNTLASTTPNFSVYVYPGQQHCVINRPEFYSTTVSGVKLTDWLNQELQGKRPAPVLP, encoded by the coding sequence ATGCTGAAAAAGACCCTGATCACCACCATCTTGCTGAGTTGTGCTGGCACCCTCGCACAGGAAAACCCCACATGGACCAGTGTTCCCACCAGAGGAGACACCCTCTGCTCCGACGGCACCCCTTACCGCTACTACGAACTTCGCGCCAACCCGAAAAAACTGGTGGTCGATTTCATGGGGGGAGGGGCCTGCTGGAATGACCTGACCTGCGGTGCGGGCAGCAACACCTATGTGCCCAACCTGAGCAGCCTTCAGGCTCCAGGAGCTGTGGGAATCTACGACAAACGCAATGCATCCAACCCGGTGAAAGACTGGTCTCACGTGTTTGTGCCCTACTGCACTGCAGATGTGCATCTGGGAAACAAAGTGGTGAAGTACAAAAATGGCACGGTGCACCACAAAGGGGCCGTCAATACGCAGGCTGTCCTGGGTGACATCTTCAAAAAATACCCTGAACTGGACCAGATTCTGGTCACGGGATGCAGCGCGGGCGCTTACGGGTCCATCATGGCGACCCCTTACCTGACCCGCCAGTATCCCAGAGCGAGGGTGGTGCAGTTCGGAGATGCAGGTCTTGGGGTGACCCCTTCCAGTTTCGGGGCTGTTGGCTTCAACAACTGGGGGGCAGGCAGTTCCATTCCAGACTGGATCGAGGGTCTCAAAACCATCAGAGCAGATGCCTCCAGACTGGACATTGCCGCCCTGTACAACGTGATCGGCAAAACCTACCCCGAAGCCAGACTGTCCGAGGTCACCAGCAGCACCGACGTCACCCAGATCGGATTTTACGGCCTGATGAAGGGCATTGTGCAGCCTGATCAGACCGTTGCTGCAGAGTGGATGACCGCAGCCCTCAGGCAATTGAACACCCTGGCATCCACCACACCCAATTTCTCTGTCTACGTCTATCCTGGGCAGCAGCACTGTGTGATCAACCGTCCCGAGTTTTACAGCACCACCGTTTCAGGGGTAAAACTGACCGACTGGCTGAACCAGGAGCTGCAAGGGAAGAGACCTGCACCCGTTCTTCCATGA